Proteins from one Spirochaetota bacterium genomic window:
- a CDS encoding AraC family transcriptional regulator yields the protein MDISLIIHPTIFLSFLMAVGLLIRPWRFRNVVLALFIAELGYLTLFIYLLHTKLILQYPSYFLILLPIELSIGPLLYLYVLSFIKNKQKFYYYDIVNFIPMIIVVIIMIPFAFVPDDAKRDLVRMFLLQEEYKFIQILISAIAAVVLPIFYISLSIWQIWFRRPSENLAYQPLIFLITLLIIWLFLGIVGITGSVTLSETLLVLDNIIISLIVVGFYLISIRYPYLMQFGTIPPKRKKYAKSYLDKVNRKSIQRQLKIIMEEEKLFCDEDLSLGRLSEALELTKTQLSQFLNTYYEKNFNNFVNGYRIDEAKKMLREQPGRQIISIAFAVGFNSYSAFHSTFKKMTGLTPADYRRKLEQEEL from the coding sequence ATGGACATTTCGCTGATCATCCACCCGACCATATTCCTTAGCTTCCTCATGGCCGTCGGTCTGCTCATCCGGCCATGGCGGTTCAGGAATGTCGTCCTTGCCCTGTTCATCGCCGAACTGGGTTATCTCACCCTGTTCATCTACCTGCTCCACACGAAGCTCATTCTGCAGTACCCGTCATATTTCCTGATACTGCTGCCCATCGAGCTGAGCATCGGCCCGCTCCTGTATCTGTACGTGCTGAGCTTTATCAAGAACAAGCAGAAGTTCTACTACTACGATATCGTGAATTTCATACCGATGATCATTGTCGTCATTATCATGATACCTTTCGCCTTCGTCCCCGATGACGCCAAGAGGGACCTGGTCAGAATGTTCCTCCTCCAGGAGGAATACAAATTCATCCAGATCCTGATATCGGCCATCGCCGCGGTGGTGCTGCCGATATTCTACATATCCCTCTCGATCTGGCAGATATGGTTCCGCAGGCCCAGCGAAAACCTTGCCTACCAGCCCCTGATATTCCTGATAACGCTTCTCATCATATGGCTCTTCCTGGGCATTGTCGGCATTACGGGCTCCGTGACCCTCTCCGAAACCCTTCTGGTACTGGACAATATCATCATCAGCCTCATCGTTGTCGGGTTTTACCTGATATCGATCAGGTATCCCTACCTGATGCAGTTCGGCACGATACCGCCGAAGAGAAAGAAATACGCCAAGTCGTACCTGGACAAGGTAAACCGGAAAAGCATACAGCGGCAGCTGAAGATCATCATGGAGGAAGAGAAGCTATTCTGCGACGAGGACCTTTCCCTGGGGCGCCTCAGTGAGGCCCTGGAGCTGACGAAAACCCAGCTGTCGCAGTTTCTGAACACCTACTACGAAAAGAACTTCAACAACTTCGTGAACGGCTACCGCATCGATGAGGCGAAGAAGATGCTGCGGGAGCAGCCGGGCCGACAGATCATTTCAATAGCCTTTGCCGTGGGGTTCAATTCCTATTCGGCGTTTCACTCCACTTTCAAGAAGATGACCGGCCTGACCCCTGCGGATTATCGCCGTAAACTCGAACAGGAAGAGCTGTGA
- the zupT gene encoding zinc transporter ZupT codes for MDNNIAFAFALTIIAGLSTGIGSIIAFFTKRTNTKFLAIALGFSAGVMIYVSFIDIIIESNKLLIEEMGKQGGLWATVAGFFGGILIIAVIDYLVPSYENPHESHMVEEIGTCETIPVNHKLYRSGILVAAAIMIHNFPEGVATFTMALKNPSIGIAIAFAIAIHNIPEGIAVSVPVFCATGKRKKAFFLSLLSGFSEPFGALIAYVILMPFLNNFVLGIVFASVAGIMIYISFDELLPAAREYGEHHLSMYGLITGMAVMASSIILLGQ; via the coding sequence ATGGATAACAATATTGCTTTTGCCTTTGCCCTGACAATAATCGCGGGATTATCCACCGGCATCGGCAGTATAATCGCTTTCTTCACAAAGCGGACCAATACAAAATTCCTCGCCATAGCCCTCGGTTTTTCCGCTGGCGTCATGATATATGTGTCCTTTATAGATATTATCATTGAATCTAATAAATTATTGATCGAGGAGATGGGCAAGCAGGGCGGTCTCTGGGCCACGGTGGCCGGCTTCTTTGGAGGCATACTCATAATTGCCGTCATCGATTACCTGGTCCCATCTTATGAGAACCCCCACGAGTCCCACATGGTGGAAGAGATCGGCACCTGTGAAACAATCCCGGTCAATCATAAGCTTTACAGGTCCGGCATCCTTGTCGCGGCAGCCATTATGATACACAACTTTCCTGAAGGCGTGGCGACCTTCACCATGGCGTTGAAAAACCCATCCATCGGCATTGCTATCGCCTTTGCCATCGCGATCCACAACATCCCCGAAGGCATCGCCGTATCCGTGCCGGTATTCTGCGCCACGGGCAAAAGGAAGAAAGCATTTTTCCTTTCACTGCTTTCCGGTTTCTCCGAGCCCTTCGGCGCCCTCATCGCCTATGTTATCCTGATGCCCTTCCTCAATAACTTTGTCCTCGGCATCGTATTTGCCTCGGTGGCCGGCATCATGATCTATATTTCATTTGACGAACTGCTGCCTGCCGCGCGCGAATATGGAGAGCATCACCTGTCGATGTACGGTCTCATCACGGGCATGGCCGTCATGGCCAGCAGCATCATATTGCTGGGTCAATGA
- a CDS encoding GAF domain-containing protein: protein MTYLALTGLLNFLGSAFLAAVVLSKNPRGILNRHFSYNSLSIAFYSAGYFIWQLSSTPEMAMVWFKVLFTGIILINLTFMFYVFALTDKIDRRKYELVGYTVVNVLFIILNISSQLYTHLEPRYGLGYWPAPTVIFHVYLAFWIWQLLYGFIRLVWSLKTITGRLREQIKYTIVSGLIGFIGGASNWPMWYNINFPPYANILIVFYIALMGFAIIRFRLMDIKIVLTRTGIFIGIYTLVLGSPVLIGLQTNFGFLSFLSLFVLATIGPVLYRYLLRKAEDLLLFQQRKYQRKLNDSVVFMLREHNLDRLLRLIIYGMKNIIKIDYAAIFLEERENECYSLRAASTDTVFPEGLCIPYDNPTIDLLKQHQHPLVLEEMSHLFHSDTNHKIKMIVPSFIENRLLGFLVMGEKQNKSIYTEDDLQIFELLSHQTAMAIENCIFLEERKKTQERLFQAEKLAFIGGMAEGVAHQIRNRLNHFSLGSRQIQHEIEDFKSMHDDIVSRNPAVKETFDSLYEISESIVDNVIRTNSVIQGILNYTLADDKRNTFFDLPFKDVVDGAIDLAKIKHGIEELPIKTEIEQDSIIYGVMTQLMESMYNLIDNSYEAIEEKRNILKNPEDRKSYEPVIQIKLSRQADGSLIEITDNGIGVSDDDKKKIFAPYFTTKTSFKTQSGSGIGLYVVHRIIEENHKGKIWFESEFMKGTTFFIKLPLNTSLI, encoded by the coding sequence ATGACATATCTTGCCCTCACAGGACTGCTTAATTTTCTGGGGAGCGCATTCCTCGCGGCGGTCGTGTTATCCAAGAATCCCCGCGGCATACTTAACCGGCATTTTTCCTACAACAGCCTGAGCATCGCCTTTTACAGCGCCGGGTATTTTATCTGGCAGCTGAGCTCCACGCCGGAAATGGCCATGGTATGGTTCAAGGTTCTCTTCACCGGAATCATACTGATAAATCTCACCTTCATGTTCTATGTGTTCGCCCTTACCGATAAAATTGACCGGAGAAAATACGAGCTTGTCGGTTATACCGTGGTCAACGTACTATTCATCATATTGAACATATCTTCCCAGCTTTACACTCACCTCGAACCCAGGTATGGGCTCGGATACTGGCCTGCGCCGACAGTCATCTTCCATGTATACCTCGCATTCTGGATCTGGCAGCTCCTGTATGGTTTCATTCGACTTGTCTGGAGCCTGAAAACCATTACCGGGCGCCTGCGCGAGCAGATTAAATACACAATCGTTTCCGGCCTCATAGGCTTTATCGGCGGCGCCTCGAACTGGCCCATGTGGTATAATATCAACTTCCCCCCCTACGCAAACATCCTTATTGTTTTTTATATAGCCCTTATGGGATTCGCCATAATCCGGTTCCGCCTTATGGATATAAAAATCGTACTCACGCGAACCGGCATTTTCATCGGCATATATACGCTGGTGCTCGGCAGCCCGGTGCTTATCGGGCTCCAGACCAATTTCGGTTTTCTCTCATTCCTCTCCCTCTTCGTCCTCGCCACCATCGGCCCCGTCCTGTACCGGTATCTCCTTCGCAAAGCCGAGGACCTGCTCCTGTTCCAGCAGCGGAAATACCAGAGGAAGCTTAACGACTCCGTTGTGTTCATGCTCCGGGAACACAATCTCGACCGTCTGCTGCGCCTCATCATCTACGGCATGAAAAACATCATCAAGATCGATTATGCCGCCATCTTCCTGGAAGAAAGGGAAAATGAATGCTATTCCCTCAGGGCCGCCAGCACGGATACGGTCTTCCCTGAAGGGCTCTGCATCCCCTACGACAACCCCACTATAGACCTCTTGAAGCAGCATCAGCATCCTCTTGTCCTGGAGGAGATGTCCCATCTTTTCCACAGCGACACGAACCACAAAATAAAGATGATCGTTCCGTCCTTCATTGAAAACAGGCTCCTGGGATTCCTGGTGATGGGCGAAAAACAAAACAAATCCATTTATACGGAAGATGACCTCCAGATCTTCGAGCTTCTTTCTCATCAGACCGCCATGGCCATCGAGAACTGTATTTTCCTTGAGGAACGCAAAAAGACGCAGGAACGGCTTTTCCAAGCGGAAAAGCTGGCCTTCATCGGCGGCATGGCCGAGGGTGTCGCGCACCAGATACGGAACCGCCTCAACCACTTTTCCCTCGGCTCTCGGCAGATCCAGCACGAAATAGAGGACTTCAAGAGCATGCACGATGACATTGTCAGCCGGAACCCGGCGGTCAAGGAGACATTTGATTCGCTCTATGAGATCAGCGAGTCTATTGTAGACAACGTTATACGGACAAATTCCGTGATCCAGGGAATCCTCAATTACACCCTTGCCGACGATAAGCGCAACACCTTCTTCGACCTCCCCTTCAAGGACGTTGTCGATGGCGCCATCGACCTTGCCAAGATCAAGCACGGCATCGAGGAGCTTCCGATCAAAACCGAAATAGAGCAGGATTCCATTATCTATGGCGTCATGACCCAGCTCATGGAATCAATGTACAATCTCATCGACAATAGCTACGAGGCCATCGAGGAAAAGAGAAATATCTTGAAAAATCCCGAGGACCGAAAGAGCTACGAGCCCGTTATCCAAATCAAGCTCAGCCGGCAGGCGGACGGGTCATTGATTGAAATAACCGATAATGGCATTGGCGTCAGCGACGATGACAAGAAGAAGATATTCGCTCCCTATTTCACGACCAAGACATCCTTCAAGACCCAGTCCGGATCGGGAATAGGGCTCTATGTAGTGCACCGTATCATCGAGGAAAACCATAAGGGCAAAATATGGTTTGAATCCGAATTCATGAAGGGAACTACATTTTTCATCAAGCTTCCGCTTAACACCTCATTGATATAA
- a CDS encoding activase, protein MEKRYFGGCDIGSTTGKAVILDESGAVAASVIIPSEIDPEETSRIVMEKACSMANGVKDGCGLAYLVGTGYGRNEVPFANENISEISCHAMGVFACDPAIKTIVDIGGQDLKGISVAEDGSVLEFAMNDKCAAGTGRFFEAMSRVFRMSLDDFSLLSLNARKTIPVTAQCSVFAESEVISLLAKKQPPSDVAAGIQAAVAKRCFTLLKRIGVREKLTVTGGCAKNAGLMKALGDLLRMEIASLVLDPQLMGALGAAVLACRRGGGIESVRLRVGDASSAPVR, encoded by the coding sequence ATGGAAAAAAGATATTTCGGCGGGTGCGACATCGGCTCAACGACCGGCAAGGCGGTCATACTCGATGAAAGCGGGGCCGTGGCCGCCTCGGTCATCATCCCCTCCGAGATCGATCCGGAGGAGACTTCGCGCATCGTCATGGAAAAGGCGTGCTCCATGGCCAATGGAGTGAAGGATGGCTGCGGCCTGGCATACCTGGTGGGCACAGGCTATGGAAGGAACGAGGTGCCTTTCGCGAATGAGAATATCTCCGAAATAAGCTGCCACGCCATGGGCGTTTTTGCCTGCGACCCGGCCATTAAAACGATCGTGGATATCGGAGGGCAGGACCTGAAGGGCATTTCCGTGGCGGAGGACGGGTCCGTGCTGGAATTCGCCATGAACGACAAGTGCGCCGCCGGCACCGGGCGCTTTTTCGAGGCCATGAGCAGGGTCTTCCGGATGAGCCTCGATGATTTTTCACTGCTGTCGTTGAACGCCCGGAAGACAATACCCGTTACGGCCCAGTGCAGCGTCTTTGCCGAAAGCGAGGTCATAAGTCTCCTGGCGAAGAAACAGCCGCCATCCGACGTCGCCGCCGGCATACAGGCCGCCGTGGCCAAGCGCTGCTTCACCCTCCTGAAGCGCATCGGCGTCAGGGAAAAGCTGACCGTTACGGGCGGCTGCGCCAAGAATGCGGGCCTCATGAAGGCATTGGGAGACCTTCTCCGGATGGAGATCGCCTCCCTGGTTCTGGATCCCCAGCTTATGGGCGCCCTGGGGGCAGCGGTATTAGCCTGCCGCAGGGGCGGCGGGATTGAATCGGTCCGCCTCCGGGTCGGCGACGCATCGTCCGCGCCGGTTCGGTGA
- a CDS encoding 2-hydroxyacyl-CoA dehydratase, whose translation MDNTGPSAGDYLKHGKYLILILLSFAHLALRRGPLSLIRDMMRYPWILTLLKAPLLMGRFAHGRTGLYREANELLISFIVKRMVHVLIYTLKRNDRFIIHQEMVPPEISQAMGLNVWPAELLSILLPIIDTHAAERYIDRCENEGVPPDVCSHVKMTLGVVLNGEMPPSSNIVSSNLPCDGNMTGYEITRRWNDAAIYRLDIPFNFYDDRAADYFAGELRRMIAWLEENTPGRMDWDRLRRICEERNRMAELEIELWEIISARPSPLAAEPVYLSHLWAFNIDPGNPVATRHFKRLVDMARRNLEADVAAVPNERFRAVLWNPPLLHFSDLFQWAEEAYGVTLVIDSMTYNSQPLIDTATPDTMLRDLGKIIMQGPMARHTRGPAENYIDDIFRIYQRFDLDMVWVAGHIGCKNTMALNQMLREACRERGVPLLIIEYDLSDQRICSHEGIIRQIDHFMQNVMKVGRNGAGKERIAAVTK comes from the coding sequence ATGGATAACACCGGGCCTTCGGCGGGCGATTACCTGAAGCATGGGAAGTATTTGATCCTCATCCTGTTGAGCTTCGCCCATCTGGCGCTGCGGCGCGGTCCCCTTTCGCTGATCCGGGACATGATGCGGTATCCGTGGATACTGACGCTGCTCAAGGCGCCGCTGCTGATGGGCCGCTTTGCCCATGGCCGAACCGGGCTCTACCGTGAAGCCAACGAGCTGCTCATCTCTTTCATCGTGAAAAGAATGGTCCACGTTCTTATTTATACCCTGAAACGCAATGACAGGTTCATCATTCACCAGGAGATGGTGCCTCCCGAGATATCCCAGGCCATGGGATTGAACGTGTGGCCCGCGGAGCTGCTTTCAATCCTGCTGCCCATCATCGACACCCACGCCGCGGAGCGCTATATCGACCGGTGCGAAAACGAGGGGGTCCCCCCGGATGTGTGCAGTCACGTCAAGATGACCCTGGGCGTAGTCCTGAACGGGGAAATGCCGCCCTCATCGAATATCGTGAGCTCGAACCTGCCCTGCGACGGGAACATGACCGGGTACGAGATCACCCGGCGGTGGAACGACGCTGCCATCTACCGGCTCGACATCCCCTTCAATTTTTACGATGACCGGGCCGCGGATTATTTCGCCGGGGAGCTCCGGAGGATGATCGCATGGCTCGAGGAGAATACGCCGGGCAGGATGGACTGGGACAGGCTGCGAAGGATCTGCGAGGAGAGGAACCGCATGGCCGAGCTTGAAATAGAGCTCTGGGAGATCATAAGCGCCAGGCCGTCCCCCCTGGCGGCGGAGCCCGTATACCTGAGCCACCTCTGGGCTTTCAATATCGATCCGGGAAACCCCGTGGCCACCCGGCATTTTAAGCGACTCGTGGACATGGCCAGGCGGAACCTTGAAGCCGATGTTGCAGCGGTGCCCAACGAGCGGTTCCGCGCTGTCCTCTGGAATCCGCCGCTCCTCCATTTTTCAGATCTGTTCCAATGGGCAGAGGAGGCCTATGGAGTCACCCTGGTCATAGACAGCATGACCTACAACTCCCAGCCGCTGATAGACACGGCCACGCCGGATACCATGCTCCGCGACCTGGGCAAAATTATCATGCAGGGCCCGATGGCGCGCCACACCAGGGGCCCGGCTGAAAACTACATCGACGATATCTTCAGGATATATCAGCGGTTCGACCTCGACATGGTATGGGTCGCCGGTCATATCGGGTGCAAGAACACCATGGCGCTCAACCAGATGCTCCGGGAGGCGTGCCGCGAGCGCGGCGTGCCGCTGCTCATCATAGAATACGACCTGTCTGACCAGCGCATATGTTCCCATGAAGGCATTATCCGCCAGATCGATCACTTCATGCAGAATGTCATGAAGGTCGGGAGGAACGGGGCGGGGAAGGAGAGAATTGCTGCTGTGACTAAGTGA
- a CDS encoding 2-hydroxyacyl-CoA dehydratase: MNRIADSSLFNDLLADPLNSLVEQAMSEGRVPMGYTCSYVPETLLSTGKLFPVRLRAPGIAGTELADTYMSNVICSYTKSLLESALSGAYDHLGGVVFTANCDHMRRLMDNLAYLRKPAFSHTLDVPHKRGGPALDWFMDELGALADKLSGHFGVRATGEDLSEAIRGRNAYARALRSIGDLRKHDPPLITGGEFHRIMIASQVTPKNLLLPLVEKFHVKAVERGGVGSFRARIMVAGGDLDDTFFIDTIESQGGLVVADRFCTGSLPGLDPVPETGDPLRAVAEHTLAKVLCPRMMEEFDERAAAIRETAREYRADGVVLQAIKFCDTWGVEGSTMTSELRSSGMPVLRLEREYRHGGEGQLRTRVQAFIESMGK; the protein is encoded by the coding sequence ATGAACCGGATCGCCGACAGCTCTCTTTTTAACGATCTCCTGGCCGATCCGCTGAACAGCCTCGTGGAACAGGCGATGAGCGAAGGGCGCGTTCCCATGGGCTACACCTGCAGCTATGTTCCGGAGACGCTTCTTTCAACCGGCAAGCTCTTCCCGGTGCGCCTCCGGGCCCCCGGCATTGCAGGCACGGAGCTTGCGGACACCTACATGTCCAATGTTATCTGTTCCTATACTAAGAGCCTCCTCGAATCGGCCCTGTCAGGGGCCTATGATCATCTGGGAGGGGTGGTCTTTACGGCAAACTGCGACCACATGCGCCGCCTGATGGACAACCTTGCGTACCTGAGAAAGCCGGCCTTCAGCCACACCCTGGACGTCCCCCACAAGCGGGGCGGACCGGCCCTGGATTGGTTCATGGATGAGCTGGGGGCACTTGCCGATAAACTGTCCGGCCATTTCGGGGTCAGAGCAACGGGGGAGGATTTATCGGAAGCGATCCGCGGCCGCAATGCCTATGCGCGGGCCCTTCGTTCGATCGGCGACCTGAGAAAGCATGACCCGCCCCTCATTACCGGCGGAGAGTTCCACCGGATCATGATTGCCTCCCAGGTAACACCGAAAAACCTGTTATTGCCGCTGGTGGAAAAATTTCACGTAAAAGCGGTGGAGCGCGGCGGTGTCGGATCCTTCAGGGCGCGGATCATGGTGGCGGGGGGGGATCTCGATGATACTTTTTTTATCGATACCATCGAGTCCCAGGGCGGCCTTGTTGTCGCTGACCGGTTCTGCACCGGGTCGCTCCCCGGTCTGGATCCCGTGCCGGAAACGGGCGATCCCCTGCGCGCCGTGGCGGAGCACACCCTCGCCAAGGTGCTGTGTCCGCGCATGATGGAGGAGTTCGATGAAAGGGCCGCGGCCATCCGCGAGACAGCGAGGGAATACCGGGCGGACGGCGTTGTTCTGCAGGCGATCAAGTTCTGCGATACCTGGGGCGTCGAGGGGAGCACCATGACCTCGGAGCTCCGTTCCTCCGGCATGCCGGTGCTCCGCCTGGAGCGGGAATACCGTCATGGCGGGGAAGGGCAGCTCCGCACGCGCGTCCAGGCATTCATCGAAAGCATGGGAAAGTGA
- a CDS encoding AAA family ATPase yields MNTTIIAVCGKGGVGKTSISAMAAALLAEDPSKKVLAIDADPAVGLALSLGFPAKRTIDDIRNDLIARVKDGTREDMKQIATALDYEVFRALEEKDNLAFLAIGRPEREGCYCQVNDFLKEVIESISSNFDYVVIDGEAGIEQVNRRVMERVSHLLLVSDRSAKGLAVAGSILDVAAKTVGFERCGLIVNRVRSGEEGKVVAPPGLTLLGVIPEDDLIRDFDIDGKSILGLPEGPARTGMGRCIAAFGLAAAFNDTRTEGVRT; encoded by the coding sequence ATGAATACGACAATTATAGCCGTGTGCGGCAAGGGAGGCGTGGGCAAGACTTCCATTAGCGCCATGGCCGCCGCGCTTCTCGCTGAAGACCCTTCAAAAAAGGTCCTTGCCATTGATGCGGACCCGGCGGTGGGCCTTGCCCTTTCGCTGGGCTTCCCGGCAAAGCGGACCATTGACGACATCAGGAACGATTTGATTGCAAGGGTGAAGGATGGGACCAGGGAGGACATGAAGCAGATCGCCACTGCCCTCGATTACGAGGTGTTCAGGGCCCTTGAAGAGAAGGATAATCTCGCCTTCCTCGCCATCGGCAGGCCGGAGCGGGAGGGATGTTACTGCCAGGTCAATGATTTTCTGAAAGAAGTCATAGAATCGATCTCATCTAATTTCGATTACGTGGTGATCGACGGGGAGGCTGGCATCGAACAGGTGAACCGAAGGGTGATGGAGCGGGTGAGCCACCTCCTGCTCGTCTCCGACCGGTCGGCCAAGGGCCTTGCCGTAGCAGGGAGCATCCTTGACGTGGCGGCGAAAACGGTCGGATTTGAACGGTGCGGACTCATCGTCAACCGTGTCCGTTCCGGCGAGGAGGGGAAGGTCGTGGCGCCGCCGGGGCTTACCCTTCTTGGCGTAATTCCCGAAGATGACCTGATACGGGATTTTGATATTGATGGGAAAAGCATCCTTGGTCTGCCTGAAGGCCCTGCCCGGACCGGTATGGGCCGTTGCATTGCGGCCTTCGGACTGGCAGCGGCATTTAATGATACACGCACCGAAGGAGTGAGGACATGA
- a CDS encoding 2-hydroxyglutaryl-CoA dehydratase translates to MIAAGCDVGSLTAKAVIMDESGIVASAVALAKRSPEESARTVMDLALESAGIAMKDIGRCVGTGYGRKHVSFVSAVESEIACHGRGALWQAPTAGTIIDIGGQDAKAIKVDPYGNVKRFIYNDKCASGTGRFLEIIAEALEIRLEDLGDISAKSTKKITLSNQCVVFAETEIISLVNEGAEIPDIIRALHNAVANRAAALAKSITIEGDVVMTGGVARNAGMFEALKGALGKDIIKVENPQINGAIGAALMALDSLRGKGAESVNLKEDALVR, encoded by the coding sequence ATGATCGCGGCTGGATGCGATGTGGGTTCTCTGACCGCGAAGGCGGTCATCATGGACGAAAGCGGCATCGTGGCGTCGGCGGTGGCCCTGGCGAAGAGGTCGCCGGAAGAATCGGCCCGGACCGTGATGGACCTGGCCCTGGAGAGCGCCGGCATTGCCATGAAGGATATAGGCCGGTGCGTGGGCACCGGGTACGGCAGGAAGCATGTGTCCTTTGTCAGCGCCGTGGAATCCGAGATCGCCTGCCATGGCCGCGGCGCCCTGTGGCAGGCGCCGACCGCCGGAACGATCATTGATATCGGCGGCCAGGACGCCAAGGCGATCAAGGTGGACCCGTACGGCAACGTCAAGCGTTTCATCTATAACGACAAGTGCGCCTCCGGGACAGGCAGGTTCCTTGAAATAATCGCCGAGGCCCTGGAAATCAGGCTCGAAGACCTTGGCGATATCTCGGCGAAATCGACGAAGAAGATAACCCTGTCGAACCAGTGCGTGGTCTTCGCCGAGACAGAGATCATATCCCTTGTGAACGAGGGGGCCGAGATACCCGACATCATCCGCGCCCTCCACAACGCCGTGGCAAACAGGGCGGCCGCCCTGGCCAAAAGCATCACCATCGAAGGTGACGTGGTCATGACCGGCGGCGTGGCGAGGAACGCGGGGATGTTCGAGGCCCTTAAAGGCGCGTTGGGGAAAGATATCATAAAAGTCGAAAATCCGCAGATAAACGGCGCCATCGGGGCTGCCCTGATGGCCCTTGACTCTTTGCGGGGAAAGGGTGCGGAAAGCGTGAATCTGAAAGAGGACGCCCTTGTCCGGTGA
- a CDS encoding 2-hydroxyglutaryl-CoA dehydratase: protein MMVAGCDVGSLTSKAVIMKDGKIIESVIIKSKAKPGDSADAVMGQALSKKGLTMKDMAYCVGTGYGRDRMSFVNEALTEIACHGRGAQWLVPSARTVIDIGGQDCKALRLDGQGKMVKFTANDKCASGTGRFLEVMARVLHVELDDLGAMSAISRNPITLASACTVWAQADVIQHLNGGVPVEDIAAGINSAMAGRMAVIVNNIGYEKDVVMTGGVAKNAGVVAALEKLLGLRIKRLARADPQLAGAIGAALFANERAKGGTI from the coding sequence ATGATGGTAGCTGGATGCGACGTGGGCTCTCTCACGTCTAAAGCGGTCATTATGAAAGACGGAAAGATAATTGAATCGGTTATCATAAAATCGAAGGCTAAGCCGGGCGATTCAGCCGACGCGGTCATGGGTCAGGCCCTTTCGAAAAAAGGGCTTACCATGAAAGACATGGCCTACTGCGTGGGCACCGGGTACGGCCGCGACAGGATGTCCTTCGTGAACGAGGCCCTGACGGAGATTGCCTGCCACGGGCGGGGCGCCCAGTGGCTGGTACCGTCGGCCAGGACTGTAATTGATATCGGCGGCCAGGACTGCAAGGCCCTGCGGCTTGACGGGCAGGGAAAGATGGTTAAGTTCACCGCCAACGACAAGTGCGCTTCCGGCACGGGAAGGTTCCTCGAAGTCATGGCCAGGGTGCTCCACGTGGAGCTTGACGACCTCGGCGCGATGTCCGCGATTTCGAGGAATCCCATAACCCTGGCGTCGGCCTGCACGGTATGGGCCCAGGCGGACGTAATCCAGCACCTGAACGGCGGCGTGCCGGTGGAGGACATAGCCGCGGGGATCAACAGCGCCATGGCCGGCCGCATGGCCGTCATCGTGAACAACATCGGATACGAGAAGGACGTGGTCATGACCGGCGGCGTGGCCAAGAACGCCGGGGTGGTGGCCGCCCTTGAGAAGCTGCTGGGGCTCCGGATCAAGCGCCTCGCCAGGGCCGATCCGCAGCTCGCCGGCGCCATAGGCGCCGCGCTTTTCGCGAATGAACGGGCAAAAGGAGGGACGATATGA